Genomic DNA from Gossypium hirsutum isolate 1008001.06 chromosome A01, Gossypium_hirsutum_v2.1, whole genome shotgun sequence:
CACTTACGaatgtaaagaataaaaatatttctcaaacAAATTTCAACAATAAGATGACATTTATAGCCACAATTTGTCAAAGGTTTTCAACAACAATGATTTGTCTCTATTTTCAAAACAAGTCGGTCTACAGAAGCTAATCATCTAAATGTCCATTGCagacacttttaaaaaaaatgcaaaatctTCATTAGTTTTCATATTTCGGGTCCGCCATCACAAAATGATACGCTATAACCAGAACAAAAATGAAGATTCCAAGGAAACTTGCGAAGAAACCAAGGTCTTGATCGTCAATCATCTGAAACATTACAAGCAAAAATAACAGGATAAATCAGTTTCGGAACAtaatctttctcatttcataggGCATATCTTGCAGCCAAATGGAGTAAGGAAAGAAAACACCAACAACCAGAAATAAAAACAGTAGTTTGTGAATAACACTTTACTCTTTTCTATATCACTAACCAGAAAGGCATACTAGAAACAGCAAATTTCCCAATCGCAACAttaaaactaattataaaattaaactactCTGATAAAAACAGTACTAACACACTTAATCAAATAATGATTGCTTCCAACGATTGAGTTAAAACCCAAATGATGAGTTAAACTGCCACACTCAAATTCAAGACTTTCTTGGAACATAGTGAGGCCAACCTAGAGATGACAATCGAAGGTGTAGATACGAATATTTGTGAATATCTGACTTGCTTTCTATATATTCAAGTAATATTTGGATTTGGATATTTAATTACTATCTGCATAGGATTCGAAGCAGCTGTGAATGTTACTGATCCGAATCTGCTTTACTTTTGTAGATAACAAATTCAGACATCTAAATCCATTATCCACTttacatattaaaaattttattctaaaaacTTTCTACACTCAC
This window encodes:
- the LOC107958020 gene encoding dolichyl-diphosphooligosaccharide--protein glycosyltransferase subunit 4A, encoding MIDDQDLGFFASFLGIFIFVLVIAYHFVMADPKYEN